From a region of the Halanaerobium hydrogeniformans genome:
- the ltrA gene encoding group II intron reverse transcriptase/maturase, with protein MNNSTETHRKQTTSYEGCSQEKRLEAGSNERVQSVSAALPKERNGEKADSSNLMEKILAAPNLNKAYKRVVGNKGSHGIDGMSVDELLPHLKRNGSQLLKDILEGNYKPQAVRRVEIPKPGGGVRLLGIPTVIDRMIQQAITQQLTPIFDPGFSEYSYGFRPGRNAHQAVNKAREYINDGYTWVVDIDLEKYFDTVQHDKLMSLVARKVQDKRVLKLIRAYLNSGVMIDGVISKDDKGCPQGGPLSPLLSNIMLDELDKELEKRNHKFCRYADDSQIYVRSRKAAKRVMESITVFVEKKLKLKVNARKSAVGRPWRRKFLGFSFYSRKGEVRVRIHPKSIKKIKGKIKALTSRSKPWTMKYRFKKLKQIITGWVSYYKIADMKRKMRELDQWARRRIRMCYWKRWKKIRTRFKMLRKLGIKEAKAWKYANTRKGYWRISNSPILARTFTNQLLKKLGYFSFTERYAQATNT; from the coding sequence TTGAACAACTCGACGGAAACACATAGAAAGCAGACAACTTCATATGAAGGCTGCTCTCAGGAGAAAAGGCTGGAAGCTGGAAGTAATGAGAGAGTGCAGAGTGTTTCTGCGGCGTTGCCGAAGGAAAGAAACGGTGAAAAGGCAGACTCCAGTAATCTGATGGAGAAAATTCTTGCAGCTCCAAACCTGAATAAGGCATATAAAAGAGTTGTAGGAAATAAAGGCAGCCATGGTATTGATGGGATGAGTGTAGATGAACTTCTACCCCACCTTAAAAGAAACGGCAGTCAACTTCTGAAAGATATACTGGAAGGTAATTACAAACCACAGGCAGTAAGAAGGGTAGAAATACCTAAGCCTGGTGGTGGAGTAAGACTACTTGGTATTCCAACAGTAATAGATAGAATGATTCAACAGGCAATAACACAACAGCTGACGCCAATATTTGATCCGGGATTTTCAGAGTACAGTTACGGATTCAGACCTGGAAGAAATGCACACCAGGCGGTAAATAAAGCCAGGGAATATATAAATGACGGTTATACATGGGTGGTCGATATAGACCTTGAAAAGTATTTCGATACTGTTCAACATGATAAACTGATGTCTTTAGTAGCCAGGAAAGTGCAGGATAAGAGGGTGCTGAAGTTAATAAGAGCTTACCTTAACTCAGGAGTAATGATTGATGGTGTAATCAGTAAAGATGATAAAGGTTGCCCCCAGGGCGGCCCGTTAAGTCCGCTGCTCAGCAACATAATGCTGGATGAACTGGATAAAGAACTGGAGAAACGCAATCATAAATTCTGTCGCTACGCTGATGATAGTCAGATCTATGTCAGAAGCAGAAAAGCGGCCAAGAGAGTTATGGAAAGCATAACTGTATTTGTTGAAAAGAAACTCAAACTTAAAGTCAATGCAAGGAAAAGTGCAGTCGGCAGACCCTGGAGAAGAAAATTCTTAGGGTTTTCATTCTATAGTAGGAAAGGTGAAGTAAGGGTTAGAATCCACCCGAAATCGATTAAGAAAATTAAAGGAAAGATAAAAGCACTCACATCAAGGAGTAAGCCATGGACAATGAAATATCGTTTTAAGAAATTAAAACAGATAATCACAGGCTGGGTCAGCTACTATAAAATAGCTGATATGAAAAGAAAGATGAGGGAACTTGACCAGTGGGCAAGACGAAGAATAAGAATGTGCTACTGGAAGAGGTGGAAGAAAATTAGAACCCGCTTTAAGATGCTCAGGAAACTGGGTATCAAAGAAGCTAAGGCATGGAAATATGCTAACACAAGGAAAGGCTACTGGAGAATATCCAATAGCCCAATACTTGCAAGAACCTTTACCAACCAGTTATTAAAGAAACTGGGATACTTCAGTTTTACGGAAAGATATGCACAAGCAACTAATACTTAA
- a CDS encoding NusG domain II-containing protein, which translates to MRILDITTIYDKILIIIVIIASLIMMVIPFYYYRTTEGDELYLIVQQDNEIIREVPIADSYESPIHFTVDGPIGTHHIEIIQGRVRVKEAPPDDPLKICEKTGWIDRKGPVIICVPNRLSLWIESTNSDIDGMSW; encoded by the coding sequence TTGAGAATACTTGATATAACAACAATTTATGATAAAATACTTATAATAATTGTTATAATAGCCAGTTTAATTATGATGGTTATACCTTTTTATTATTATAGAACAACTGAAGGTGATGAATTATATTTGATCGTTCAGCAGGACAACGAAATTATCAGGGAAGTACCAATAGCTGATAGTTATGAAAGCCCAATTCACTTTACAGTAGATGGTCCAATTGGAACTCACCATATAGAGATTATCCAGGGTAGGGTTAGGGTCAAAGAAGCTCCACCTGATGACCCTCTAAAAATATGTGAAAAAACAGGCTGGATAGATAGGAAAGGGCCTGTTATTATTTGTGTTCCAAATCGTTTAAGCCTTTGGATTGAGAGTACTAACTCTGATATAGATGGGATGAGTTGGTAA
- a CDS encoding Gx transporter family protein: MKNTKKIVIIALLIALGLVLHLVENIFPLAALIPGAKLGLANIVTLIAIVLFGFTAAFQVLMFRVILASLLAGTFMTISFYLSFSGGLLSFLLMYLAYYLLKDKLSLIGVSIIGAVAHNTAQVIAAYYLIENPGIFYYLPFLTLFAIPTGFSIGLVSYFTIDYLPISLKQGVSK, encoded by the coding sequence ATGAAAAATACAAAAAAAATAGTTATTATTGCTCTTTTAATAGCACTTGGTCTGGTACTACATCTGGTTGAAAATATTTTTCCTTTAGCAGCCTTAATCCCTGGTGCAAAATTGGGTTTAGCAAATATTGTAACTTTAATTGCTATTGTACTTTTTGGATTTACAGCTGCATTTCAAGTGCTGATGTTTAGGGTGATTTTAGCTTCATTACTTGCAGGAACTTTTATGACAATTAGTTTTTATCTAAGCTTTAGTGGAGGTTTATTAAGCTTTTTGCTGATGTATTTAGCTTATTATCTTTTAAAAGATAAGTTGAGTTTAATTGGAGTCAGCATAATTGGAGCAGTAGCTCATAATACTGCTCAGGTTATTGCTGCTTATTACCTTATCGAAAATCCGGGTATATTCTATTATCTACCTTTTCTAACACTTTTTGCAATACCAACTGGTTTTAGTATTGGTTTAGTAAGTTATTTTACTATTGATTATTTGCCTATTTCTTTAAAACAGGGGGTTAGCAAATGA
- a CDS encoding Maf family protein: protein MSEESEEKKLVLASASPRREEILKQLKLKFTIIHPKIDENNFNGDTPEELVEILAEKKSRSVSDIVENALIIAADTIVVLDGKILNKPIDNEDAKKMLHLLSNREHKVITALAVLDSDSGKIIVESNVTDVKMLELSDDDIDKYLNTGEAMDKAGSYAIQGFGGLFVESIQGSYYSVVGLPIHQLATILKKFNYGIL, encoded by the coding sequence ATGAGCGAAGAATCAGAAGAAAAAAAATTAGTTTTAGCTTCAGCCTCACCGCGGAGAGAAGAAATATTAAAACAATTGAAATTAAAGTTTACGATCATTCATCCAAAAATTGATGAGAATAATTTTAATGGAGATACACCTGAAGAACTTGTTGAAATTTTGGCAGAAAAAAAGTCCAGGTCTGTATCTGATATAGTAGAAAATGCTCTGATAATTGCTGCAGATACAATCGTAGTCTTAGATGGGAAAATTCTCAATAAACCTATTGATAATGAAGATGCAAAAAAAATGCTGCATTTATTGAGTAATAGAGAGCATAAGGTTATTACAGCATTGGCAGTCTTAGACTCAGATAGTGGTAAAATAATAGTAGAAAGCAATGTTACAGATGTTAAAATGCTTGAATTAAGTGATGATGATATAGATAAATATTTAAATACTGGTGAAGCTATGGATAAGGCTGGTTCTTATGCAATCCAGGGATTTGGTGGCTTATTTGTAGAGTCTATTCAGGGATCTTATTATTCAGTTGTTGGTTTACCTATCCATCAATTAGCAACAATTTTAAAGAAATTCAATTATGGAATCTTATAA
- the radC gene encoding RadC family protein, with protein sequence MESPEKGFTIKELPAEERPREKVLKRGSSYLSNAELLALIIRTGNRKRTAVELSQDLLNSFGGLREILDLSCEELQEVKGIGLAKAAQIVAVVELAKRISSIKNYEKDLVSNPVQAAELLASEMRFLKQEVLRTILLDVKNRVIAIPEISKGGLSSSIVHPREVFKEAIRRSSAAVILVHNHPSGDPKPSADDLNITKKLQKAGEIIGIKVIDHIIIAGDKFLSFKEENLI encoded by the coding sequence ATGGAGAGCCCAGAAAAGGGATTTACCATCAAAGAATTACCAGCAGAAGAGAGGCCACGCGAAAAAGTTTTAAAAAGAGGCAGCAGTTATTTATCTAATGCCGAATTACTTGCTTTGATAATCAGAACTGGAAATAGGAAAAGGACTGCGGTTGAGCTTTCTCAGGATCTTTTAAATTCTTTTGGAGGTCTCAGAGAAATTTTGGACCTAAGTTGTGAAGAACTGCAGGAGGTTAAAGGGATAGGATTAGCAAAAGCTGCTCAAATTGTAGCAGTTGTTGAGCTTGCCAAAAGAATATCATCAATAAAAAATTATGAAAAGGATTTAGTTAGTAATCCTGTTCAGGCTGCAGAACTTCTTGCTTCAGAAATGAGGTTTTTAAAGCAGGAAGTTTTAAGAACTATTTTATTAGATGTAAAAAATAGGGTTATTGCTATACCAGAAATTTCTAAAGGAGGACTTAGCAGTTCTATAGTTCATCCCAGAGAAGTTTTTAAAGAAGCAATTAGAAGAAGTAGTGCTGCAGTTATTCTAGTTCATAACCATCCCAGTGGTGATCCAAAACCAAGTGCCGATGATTTAAATATTACTAAAAAACTGCAAAAAGCAGGAGAAATTATCGGGATTAAGGTAATTGATCACATTATAATAGCTGGTGATAAGTTTTTAAGCTTTAAAGAAGAAAATTTAATTTAA
- a CDS encoding rod shape-determining protein, with protein sequence MVFKFLSAPFSRDMGVDLGTANTLVYIKDKGILIREPSVVALKKDKNEVLAVGNEAKRMIGRTPGNIIAVRPMKDGVIADFDVTESMLRYFITKAHKRSRMVRPRIIICVPSGVTEVEKRAVIDAAIHAGAREAYLIEEPMAAAIGAGLPVHEPTGNMIVDIGGGTTEVAVISLGGIVTSRSIRIGGDDMDTAIVQYVKRTYNLMIGERTAEEIKIDIGSAFCDNPEGVKEIRGRDLVSGLPKTIEITAGEIQNALKEPVINIIDSVKMTLEKTPPELASDVMDRGIILTGGGALLKGLDTLLRNETQMPIHIADNPLDCVAKGTGIALEEIDELKKILITNKKLS encoded by the coding sequence ATGGTTTTCAAATTTCTTAGTGCACCATTTTCAAGAGATATGGGTGTTGATTTAGGAACAGCTAATACACTAGTTTATATTAAAGATAAAGGTATTTTAATTAGAGAACCTTCTGTTGTAGCTTTAAAAAAGGACAAAAATGAGGTACTCGCAGTTGGTAATGAAGCAAAAAGAATGATCGGTAGAACACCGGGTAATATTATCGCGGTAAGACCTATGAAAGACGGTGTTATAGCAGATTTTGATGTTACTGAAAGTATGCTGCGGTATTTTATAACCAAAGCTCATAAAAGAAGCAGAATGGTCAGGCCAAGAATAATAATCTGTGTTCCTTCAGGTGTAACTGAAGTAGAAAAAAGAGCAGTTATAGATGCTGCAATACATGCTGGAGCCAGAGAGGCATATTTAATTGAAGAGCCCATGGCTGCTGCGATAGGAGCTGGATTACCGGTTCATGAGCCAACTGGAAACATGATTGTTGATATCGGGGGAGGAACTACTGAAGTAGCAGTAATCTCCCTGGGAGGTATTGTAACAAGCCGTTCTATCCGTATTGGTGGTGATGATATGGATACTGCGATCGTACAGTATGTTAAAAGAACATATAATTTAATGATTGGTGAAAGAACAGCTGAAGAAATCAAGATTGACATAGGTTCAGCTTTTTGTGATAATCCAGAAGGAGTTAAAGAAATCAGGGGTAGAGATTTAGTTAGTGGGTTACCAAAAACTATAGAAATTACTGCTGGTGAGATTCAGAATGCACTCAAAGAACCGGTTATAAATATTATTGATTCAGTTAAAATGACTTTAGAAAAAACACCTCCTGAACTTGCCTCAGATGTAATGGATAGAGGAATAATTTTAACAGGAGGAGGAGCCCTGCTTAAAGGTCTTGATACTCTATTAAGAAATGAAACTCAGATGCCTATCCATATTGCTGATAATCCTCTAGATTGTGTTGCTAAAGGAACAGGGATTGCTTTAGAAGAGATAGATGAATTGAAGAAAATTTTAATTACCAACAAAAAGTTATCATAA
- the mreC gene encoding rod shape-determining protein MreC yields the protein MYKFDRNSLIIAALLLILVLTFLFVFINDIEIGFLNWFGDIIYNLLTPILNLMNNIISRIQGFFNTLFSINEIQEEISNLRQQNQVLERQIMFLSNYDRENKRLRELLDFQERVEYEMIGAEVTANSPSVFEQIITINRGRRDGLEERMPVITYNGFLVGRIDYVGSSSAQVRLITDNQFVVGGVVARSDSRQIGLVRGSGRRDQNNTMDNIAWDADVEIGDVILTSGLSNNFPEGLKIGQIKSIETDNYGLSQKAEVELDIQSVTIEEVMVIKNF from the coding sequence TTGTATAAATTTGACAGGAACTCTTTAATAATCGCCGCTCTCTTATTAATATTAGTTCTTACATTTCTTTTTGTCTTTATAAACGATATTGAAATTGGTTTTTTAAATTGGTTTGGAGATATAATATATAATTTATTAACTCCCATTTTGAACTTAATGAATAATATTATTAGCAGAATTCAGGGCTTTTTTAATACATTATTTTCTATCAATGAAATTCAGGAAGAAATAAGCAATTTAAGACAGCAAAATCAAGTTTTAGAAAGACAAATAATGTTTTTAAGCAATTATGATCGTGAGAATAAGAGACTGCGAGAACTCCTTGATTTTCAAGAAAGAGTTGAGTATGAGATGATTGGAGCAGAAGTAACTGCTAACTCTCCCTCGGTTTTTGAACAGATAATTACAATTAATAGAGGTAGAAGAGATGGTCTGGAAGAAAGAATGCCTGTAATTACTTATAATGGTTTTTTAGTTGGTAGAATTGACTATGTTGGCAGCAGCTCAGCTCAAGTTAGATTAATTACTGATAATCAATTTGTAGTTGGTGGTGTAGTTGCAAGAAGTGATTCAAGACAAATAGGTTTAGTCAGAGGCTCAGGCCGAAGAGATCAGAATAATACTATGGATAATATTGCCTGGGATGCAGATGTAGAAATTGGAGATGTTATTTTAACTTCCGGATTATCAAATAATTTTCCTGAGGGCTTAAAAATTGGTCAAATAAAAAGTATAGAGACTGATAACTATGGTTTATCTCAAAAAGCAGAGGTAGAACTTGACATTCAGTCAGTAACTATTGAAGAAGTGATGGTAATTAAGAATTTTTAA
- the mreD gene encoding rod shape-determining protein MreD has protein sequence MKKYFKNLIIMVLLLICQLLIGIIFPNLYLIPDFILIFIVLKAIFHGSNQAMIYGFTGGILQDAFLGTFIGIFTPVKTAVAFLSGLLSGRFFPENLLIPPLGVFLATIVHQFLYILLKENYLFNTNIILLFRELILPMAALNALLTFGFYLIYFFLGRRNINWID, from the coding sequence TTGAAAAAATACTTTAAAAACCTCATTATTATGGTTTTACTATTAATCTGCCAGTTATTAATAGGTATAATTTTCCCTAACCTTTATTTGATACCTGATTTTATTTTAATTTTTATAGTTCTAAAAGCAATTTTCCATGGTTCAAATCAGGCCATGATTTATGGTTTTACTGGAGGAATATTACAGGATGCTTTTTTGGGTACATTTATTGGTATCTTTACTCCTGTTAAAACAGCGGTTGCCTTTCTTTCTGGACTGCTTTCAGGCAGGTTTTTTCCAGAAAACCTTTTAATTCCTCCATTAGGGGTTTTTTTGGCAACTATAGTCCATCAATTTCTATATATTTTACTAAAAGAAAATTATCTGTTTAATACAAATATTATATTGTTATTTAGAGAATTAATCTTACCAATGGCTGCTTTAAATGCTCTGCTCACATTTGGCTTTTATTTAATATATTTTTTCTTAGGAAGGCGGAATATTAATTGGATAGACTAA